One segment of Anatilimnocola aggregata DNA contains the following:
- a CDS encoding BatA domain-containing protein → MFSPHLLAIWQLGSGVMLWWAAAAALPLLIHLWTRRQFRETKWAAMTFLLAAMQKHSRRIRLEQWLLLALRVAIPLVFALALANPQQVGSAIWNTLTGQGRTDRGHCLLVIDGSFSMDFRAAGVSRFDEARRLASEMIDQNPQGTGYSLLLMGQPTQTIIGDPAFEDNDVKQELAGLSLTHGGASLLSTLTAIEQALAEAEKKYGVLPQRRVVFFTDLGKTTWGEVSSPECLQRFAALQQKGISCSLVDVGQAGADNSAITELVSESPWITIQDPTTFRVDLSNERAAGASSSAPQRMIVALYVDGQRVAEQRVDLPAGGRASVPFVQRVETAGEHVIEAVLLDDQLPVDNHRWRWINVRRALSVLCIEGRHGEADHLLLALRPQQNEAARIEVRRATESELIEGDLSKYDIVALCNVGRFSQNEGQALRQYVERGGNLLVLLGDQVQPASYNEILAAAKPLLPAKIGELQRGNDLRIDPLQYRHPLVAAFRGHQRSGLLTTPVWTFHQLQPLPGANAALALSTGDPVLLERSFGRGRCLLLGIASSPLSLDRTVDPPRPWSTLSTWPSFPPLIQEAAAFVAASKDRDRTAEVGQPIEGEFAGTLPRPIVILRKPNYGATAGSEDRLAVTDEQGRTRWVVPGQTRSGKYEIHSPAEGEPLLASFVVNPDTRESNLERVALEQLPETLRATAATESTATAGQFGPPKTWFRELLLGVFGLLLTESIVAWHLGRGVR, encoded by the coding sequence ATGTTCTCACCGCACTTACTCGCGATTTGGCAACTCGGCAGCGGCGTCATGCTCTGGTGGGCTGCTGCTGCTGCGCTGCCGCTGTTGATCCATTTGTGGACGCGGCGGCAGTTTCGCGAGACGAAGTGGGCGGCAATGACATTCCTGCTGGCCGCGATGCAGAAGCACTCGCGGCGCATTCGGCTGGAGCAATGGTTGCTGCTGGCGCTGCGCGTGGCAATTCCCCTGGTGTTTGCGTTGGCGCTAGCGAATCCCCAGCAAGTCGGTTCGGCTATTTGGAACACACTAACGGGACAAGGTCGCACCGATCGCGGTCATTGCCTATTGGTGATCGATGGTTCGTTCTCGATGGACTTTCGCGCTGCGGGGGTTTCACGTTTTGACGAGGCGCGTCGCCTGGCCAGCGAGATGATCGACCAGAATCCGCAAGGAACCGGTTATTCGCTGCTGCTGATGGGTCAGCCGACACAAACGATCATTGGCGACCCGGCCTTCGAAGATAACGACGTGAAGCAAGAACTCGCTGGCCTTTCGCTGACTCACGGCGGAGCCAGTTTACTCAGCACGCTGACAGCCATCGAACAAGCGCTTGCCGAGGCGGAGAAGAAATACGGCGTGCTGCCGCAGCGAAGGGTTGTTTTCTTCACCGACCTGGGAAAAACAACCTGGGGCGAAGTGAGCTCGCCCGAATGTTTGCAGCGCTTCGCCGCCCTGCAGCAAAAGGGGATTAGTTGCTCGCTCGTCGATGTCGGGCAAGCAGGGGCAGACAATAGCGCTATCACCGAACTGGTTTCCGAATCTCCTTGGATCACGATTCAAGACCCAACGACCTTCCGCGTCGATCTTAGCAATGAACGCGCGGCCGGGGCGAGTTCCTCCGCACCGCAGCGCATGATAGTCGCGCTATATGTCGATGGTCAGCGCGTTGCCGAGCAGCGGGTCGATTTGCCGGCCGGTGGCCGCGCGAGTGTACCGTTTGTGCAACGAGTCGAAACGGCCGGCGAGCATGTGATCGAAGCGGTGCTCCTTGACGATCAACTCCCCGTCGACAATCACCGCTGGCGTTGGATCAATGTTCGCCGCGCGCTTTCCGTGCTCTGCATTGAAGGTCGCCACGGCGAGGCCGATCATCTGCTCCTGGCTTTGCGTCCACAACAAAACGAAGCTGCGCGGATTGAGGTTCGCCGCGCAACCGAGAGCGAACTGATCGAAGGGGACCTGAGCAAGTACGACATCGTAGCGCTCTGCAATGTCGGTCGCTTCAGCCAGAACGAAGGGCAGGCGCTTCGGCAATATGTCGAGCGGGGCGGTAATCTGCTGGTACTGCTGGGAGATCAAGTTCAGCCTGCCAGTTACAACGAGATTCTCGCCGCGGCCAAACCGCTGTTGCCCGCAAAGATTGGTGAACTACAGCGAGGAAACGATCTGCGCATCGATCCGTTGCAATATCGCCATCCGCTGGTCGCAGCATTTCGCGGCCATCAACGGAGCGGGCTGCTGACGACCCCCGTCTGGACCTTTCATCAACTGCAACCGTTGCCCGGGGCGAATGCAGCGCTCGCGCTGTCTACCGGCGATCCGGTTCTGCTCGAACGTTCGTTCGGTCGCGGGCGATGTTTACTACTCGGAATCGCTTCTTCGCCGCTATCGCTCGATCGCACCGTCGACCCGCCGCGACCTTGGTCCACACTCTCCACGTGGCCCAGCTTTCCGCCTCTCATTCAAGAAGCGGCTGCGTTTGTCGCGGCCAGCAAAGACCGAGATCGCACGGCGGAAGTTGGTCAACCGATCGAAGGCGAGTTTGCGGGCACGTTGCCGCGCCCGATTGTCATTTTGAGAAAGCCGAACTATGGCGCGACAGCGGGGAGCGAAGATCGCCTGGCCGTAACCGACGAACAAGGTCGCACGAGGTGGGTTGTGCCCGGACAGACGCGCAGCGGCAAGTACGAAATTCATTCGCCAGCAGAAGGAGAGCCGCTGCTCGCCAGCTTTGTCGTCAATCCTGATACGCGCGAAAGCAATCTTGAGCGAGTCGCGCTCGAGCAATTACCCGAGACGTTGCGGGCCACTGCTGCCACCGAATCAACGGCCACTGCCGGACAGTTCGGGCCGCCGAAGACCTGGTTTCGGGAACTGCTACTCGGTGTGTTTGGACTGCTGCTGACAGAATCGATCGTCGCCTGGCATCTGGGCCGAGGTGTGCGATGA
- a CDS encoding DUF58 domain-containing protein: MESSPTSFDPRQLAKLRGLRLRARHVVEGYIAGQHRSPLHGYSIEFAEHREYSPGDDLRHLDWKVFGRTDKFYLKQYEDETNLLCHLIVDVSESMTYQSTNAAMSKAEYAQLLAASIAWLVLQQQDSVGLATFDSQVRALIRPSGAAPQLQQILQVLEQAKPGAKTSAGQILHELAERLNKRGVVIVISDLLDDPANVLAGLRHCRHRRHDVVVFHVLDPAELDFPFRGPTKFNGLEAMPEVFAEPEMLRQAYLREFNAYREQLEEGCQNQQIDYVLASTETPFDQLLARFLVARRTKVH; this comes from the coding sequence GTGGAAAGCTCGCCGACATCGTTCGATCCCAGGCAGCTGGCTAAGCTGCGCGGACTGCGATTGCGAGCTCGGCACGTTGTCGAGGGGTACATCGCGGGTCAGCATCGCAGCCCACTGCATGGCTACTCGATCGAGTTCGCGGAACATCGCGAATACTCGCCGGGAGACGATCTGCGCCATCTCGATTGGAAAGTCTTCGGCCGCACCGACAAGTTCTACCTGAAGCAGTACGAAGACGAGACCAACCTGCTCTGCCATCTGATTGTCGATGTCAGCGAGAGTATGACGTATCAAAGCACCAATGCCGCGATGTCTAAAGCCGAGTACGCGCAATTGCTCGCAGCTTCGATCGCCTGGCTGGTGCTACAACAGCAAGATTCGGTGGGGCTGGCAACCTTCGATTCGCAAGTGCGTGCCTTGATTCGTCCCTCCGGTGCTGCACCTCAGTTGCAACAGATCTTGCAGGTACTTGAGCAGGCCAAGCCAGGGGCCAAGACTTCGGCCGGACAAATTCTGCACGAACTGGCCGAGCGGCTGAATAAGCGCGGCGTGGTCATTGTGATTAGCGATTTGCTGGACGATCCGGCAAATGTACTGGCGGGACTAAGACACTGCCGGCATCGTCGGCATGACGTCGTCGTGTTTCATGTGCTCGATCCGGCGGAACTCGACTTTCCCTTTCGCGGTCCCACCAAATTCAACGGGCTGGAAGCGATGCCCGAAGTTTTCGCCGAACCCGAAATGTTGCGGCAAGCCTACCTGCGCGAGTTCAACGCCTATCGCGAGCAGCTCGAAGAGGGCTGCCAGAATCAGCAGATCGATTATGTGCTTGCGAGTACAGAGACGCCGTTCGATCAATTGCTTGCCCGGTTCTTGGTCGCGCGGAGGACGAAGGTGCATTAA
- a CDS encoding YhdH/YhfP family quinone oxidoreductase, whose product MIDNFTCFYVEKDAAGKVTRGVCSLPFDALGADEVLVRVEYSSLNYKDALAAGGHPGVVRTLPHVPGIDAAGIVEASTNPRFLPGQSVVITGNDLGAGHWGGWSQFVRIPADWIVPLPAGLSLKETMILGTAGFTAAQCVQALITNGIAPDAGEVVVTGATGGVGSLAVKLLAQLGYQVVAVTGKSQLASTLQSWGAKQVIGRDEVLNATTKPLLSARWAAAVDTVGGQTLTTIVRQLRDYGVVAACGLVGGTELSLSVHPFLLRGVILAGIASAALPYDRRLRIWEQLAGPWRMSDLNLLATEVSLSELEEKIQQILRGEIVGRTIVKI is encoded by the coding sequence ATGATCGACAACTTCACTTGCTTTTATGTGGAAAAAGATGCGGCCGGCAAGGTGACGCGCGGAGTCTGCTCACTGCCGTTTGATGCGCTGGGGGCCGATGAAGTGCTGGTCAGAGTGGAGTACTCATCGCTCAACTACAAGGACGCGCTGGCCGCCGGAGGTCATCCGGGAGTCGTACGCACGTTGCCTCATGTGCCGGGCATTGATGCAGCGGGCATCGTCGAAGCGAGCACCAACCCGAGATTTCTGCCCGGGCAAAGTGTGGTCATCACGGGCAACGATCTGGGAGCAGGACATTGGGGCGGTTGGTCGCAATTTGTTCGCATTCCGGCCGATTGGATCGTTCCACTTCCCGCCGGACTTTCGCTGAAGGAAACCATGATTCTCGGCACGGCTGGCTTTACTGCCGCGCAGTGCGTGCAGGCCTTGATAACAAACGGAATTGCTCCCGACGCAGGCGAAGTGGTCGTGACTGGCGCAACCGGCGGGGTCGGTTCGCTGGCAGTAAAGTTGCTCGCGCAACTTGGTTATCAAGTGGTTGCCGTCACAGGCAAATCGCAGCTGGCCAGTACACTGCAAAGTTGGGGGGCGAAGCAAGTCATCGGACGTGACGAAGTACTAAATGCAACAACTAAACCGCTCCTCTCGGCGCGCTGGGCAGCCGCGGTCGATACCGTGGGAGGACAAACCTTGACGACCATTGTGCGGCAACTGCGCGACTATGGCGTGGTGGCTGCGTGCGGGCTGGTCGGTGGTACCGAATTGTCGCTATCGGTGCATCCGTTCTTATTGCGTGGCGTGATTCTCGCGGGCATCGCCTCAGCTGCACTTCCTTACGATCGTCGCTTGCGAATCTGGGAACAGTTAGCTGGCCCCTGGCGCATGAGCGATTTGAATCTGCTGGCGACCGAAGTCTCCTTAAGCGAGTTGGAAGAGAAAATTCAACAGATTTTGCGCGGCGAGATTGTGGGCCGCACCATCGTCAAAATATGA
- the trxA gene encoding thioredoxin has translation MGANVVEINDTNFQAEVISSDQPVLVDFWAPWCGPCRKIAPMIDELASENVGKAKVGKVNVDDSQSSAMQYGIEAIPTLIIFHKGQPVQRFQGIPNKARVQEALDAAKA, from the coding sequence ATGGGCGCCAATGTAGTCGAAATCAACGATACCAATTTCCAAGCCGAAGTGATCTCGAGCGATCAACCTGTGCTCGTCGACTTCTGGGCTCCCTGGTGCGGACCATGCCGTAAAATCGCGCCCATGATTGACGAATTGGCTTCGGAAAACGTCGGTAAGGCCAAAGTCGGTAAAGTGAATGTCGACGACAGCCAGTCGTCGGCCATGCAGTACGGAATCGAAGCGATTCCCACACTGATCATTTTCCACAAGGGCCAACCGGTGCAACGCTTTCAAGGCATTCCCAATAAGGCCCGTGTGCAAGAAGCGCTCGACGCCGCCAAGGCGTAA
- a CDS encoding AAA family ATPase, whose translation MTTADLQAVHQLHEAYGQITRELSKVVVGQQSVIEQLLVAMFSRGHCLLVGVPGLAKTLMIRSVADALALQFSRVQFTPDLMPSDITGTEVIQEDKSTGQRVFRFLPGPIFANIVLADEINRTPPKTQAALLEAMQENQVTVGGQRHLLPEPFFVLATQNPIEQEGTYPLPEAQLDRFMFHVWVDYPSMEEELEIVKRTTAEQDFKIVPTLSAEHIQQLVRIVRKVPVADHVARYALQLVRMTRRNEPDAPAFVKDYVLWGAGPRASQYLVLGAKARAVLKGRLFVTHEDIQAIAPPVLRHRLKTNFNADAEGITPDEIVRRLIAHVTPPADEDPAGGKLADIVRSQAAG comes from the coding sequence ATGACCACCGCCGATTTGCAAGCCGTTCATCAACTGCACGAAGCCTACGGCCAGATCACGCGCGAGCTGAGCAAGGTGGTTGTCGGGCAGCAATCGGTGATTGAGCAACTGCTCGTGGCGATGTTTTCGCGCGGCCATTGCTTGCTCGTAGGTGTGCCCGGCCTGGCGAAAACGCTCATGATTCGGAGCGTGGCCGATGCCTTAGCGTTGCAATTCAGCCGCGTGCAGTTCACGCCCGACCTGATGCCATCGGATATCACCGGCACCGAAGTGATTCAAGAAGATAAGAGCACCGGGCAGCGAGTGTTTCGCTTTCTACCTGGTCCGATCTTCGCCAACATCGTCCTCGCCGATGAAATCAATCGCACGCCCCCCAAGACCCAGGCAGCTCTGCTCGAAGCGATGCAAGAGAATCAAGTGACTGTCGGTGGCCAGCGGCATTTGCTTCCCGAACCGTTCTTTGTGCTCGCCACGCAAAACCCGATTGAGCAAGAAGGAACTTACCCGCTACCTGAAGCTCAACTCGACCGGTTCATGTTCCACGTTTGGGTCGATTATCCGAGCATGGAGGAAGAGCTGGAAATCGTCAAACGCACGACGGCGGAGCAGGATTTCAAGATCGTCCCCACCCTCTCAGCCGAACACATTCAGCAGCTCGTTCGCATCGTGCGGAAAGTTCCCGTGGCCGATCACGTCGCCCGGTATGCATTGCAATTGGTGCGAATGACGCGGCGCAACGAACCCGATGCTCCGGCCTTTGTAAAGGACTATGTCCTGTGGGGTGCTGGTCCGCGGGCGAGTCAATATCTGGTGCTCGGTGCGAAAGCCCGCGCGGTATTGAAGGGGCGGTTGTTTGTCACGCACGAAGATATTCAGGCCATCGCCCCGCCGGTTTTGCGGCATCGCTTGAAGACCAATTTCAATGCCGATGCAGAAGGCATTACGCCCGACGAAATCGTTCGCCGTTTGATTGCCCACGTCACTCCCCCTGCCGATGAGGATCCCGCTGGTGGAAAGCTCGCCGACATCGTTCGATCCCAGGCAGCTGGCTAA